The genomic segment ACCAAATTCATTCATTGATAATTTGAGGGATAGCTTTCTTTAGGGAGGTCAAGTCAATCCATTACTAGGAGAATTGCACATTCTTAGGACAATTGTATTATTGCACCATGGAGGCTTCAGATCCATCTATTCTAAGGTGTATTGTTGAAAGGCCCTTAAGCATCACctagagaaaatgaaaataatcttttttaaataagtcatttgtatataaaaaacttacattCTTATTCTCATTGGGTATGGCAAATTTCCATTTAAGCACAGTGTTAGGTGTCAGGGAGACTCTCCTCTTTCCCTTGGATAGTTGTTAAAGATACTGCACATGTTTTACGGTTTGAACTAACATTCCATTTGTACTTGTTGAAAGCTTTTCAAAATATCGAGGCTCCAACTGCATTTGTAAAGTTGGCAAAGCATAGCCTAAATTTTCTCATCTCACTTTGAGTGGCTAGAATTACCTCAATGAGGAGTTACACCCGATTGAAGAGTTGTTGAAGCTCTGGTTGGGCAAGAGTGTCTACGGCAATGAGTAGACTTGTCTCGATTCCTGACCTAGATAGGTATCAGTTATGTGTCATGGAATGGTGTGGAAATGTTAAAAGCAAGCTTTAGTAAGAAATTGATGGCTTTTTGCTTAGGTTCTCACAGATAACACCACTTAGATGTctcaaaaaatccaaatagaTTATAAACAAGGTTCATGTGATGGATAATTTGTTAATCACTTGGTTTTAGAAATTTGATCAATTCTCCCTAGATAAGGTAGATGATAGTTGGTGTCTAGTAAGCTAAGAAGACTGGTAGAAGATATCTGCAAAAGATCCTCTTTGGTGAATGAGAGGACTCCTAGATGCTTAAGTATGTATCTTGAGAGATAAAGTACAATGAcattttataaagataaaatctgaaaatatatatgctaacaagtattgaaagtgaagagattgTGAACTCGAAGTTTGAAGGATTCATGTAGTATTTAAAggccatgagtttttttttatggagacaAGAGGTTGGAGTGTTATCTTGCCTTGATAACatttaatgagagataaatGAAGTAGGTTATTGAAAGATTTTTATACACCTATGAATGTAGGGAGAGTAGGATACAAAAAGTAGTTGAGCTCTTCCCCTTGGTTGAGCCCATGAGAGGTGGGTCCTTCCCCTGGATGAGTTCGAGAGAGTTGGGTCCTTTCATTAGCTTAGTCCAAAGAAGGTGGATGTTCCTTTTGGCGATGCCCAAGAGAGCTGGGTTTGTTCCTTAACTGAATCCAACTATATTAGGTTTCACAACTTGTCAGATCTATGTTGTCTTGAGCTTAGCACATGGCTAAACCCAAGTGTATTGAGTCTTTCAATTGGTTGAACCCAACTATATTGAGCTTGGAACTTTTCAGACCCACATTGCCTTAGACTTAACACATGGCTGAACCTAAATGTATAAGGTCCTTCATTTGGCTGAATCCAATTATATTAAGTTTGGCAACTTGTTAAACTCATATTGCCTTGAACTCAACACATGGTTGAACCTAAATATACAAGGTCTTTTATTTGGCTGAACCCAATTATATTGAGTTTGATAACTTGTCAAACGCATGTTGTCTTGACTCAGCACATGATTGAACCTAAGTGTATTAAGTCTTTTCCTTGGCTAAGTCCAAGAAAGGTGGGTCCTTTTTTTAGTTGTACCCAAAGAAGAAGGGTCATTCTCTTAACGAAGTCCAAGGGATATGGGTCATTCATTTGACCGAGCCCAAGGAAGTTGGGTCATTCCCTTAGCTAGGTCCAAAGGATGAGGATCATTTCTTTAGCTGAGCCCAATGAAAAAGATTCATTCATTTGGTTGTGCCAAAGGGAGAAGGGTCTTTAGAGTTGTTTAGGCACCTTAAATTTAGGTTTATcacatgtcttttttatttgacatgaaAGATCtcccattaaaattaaaaaaaaatcctcataaATGGATCGAGTTTAGGTTTAAAACTTTTAgcattaaaatttgatatgcATTATACATTCAGTGAAGAACATTGcacacaatctaaaaaaaataacattttatgcTACAcacaaacttaaaattaaaactataaacatTGCCACAACACACAAATTACTATATGAAAGCGATAAATAGAAACAATGGCCAAATTGGTAATTTAACAAAAActtcttcattatttatttcttgtttagtTATTAGATCCAGTCCGGCTCAACAAGTTGACTTGGTACCCAAGAGATCTGGGGCCCTGACCGAgtctgaagaagaagaaaactgggGTTGCAAACCCAGGACTCGCTGTAACCCGATAAAGAcccaacctttttatttttaataaacaaatgaaTCAAATTTCAAATACCTATTTTTTAAGAGATGGAACAAATTCTCTTAAGTGATTGTTCTGAAATCAAAgtaaataatttacaaacaccAAGACTAACATATTTATCTATAGTAGGAACAATGTTTTCATAGGTGGGTCATGGGTGCTTCCCAgaacaaactaattttttttcctaacaagCCAAAAAATTAATGTACAAACACCTAGCCTCACGAGGGAATCTAAAATGAAAGTTTCATTTTAAAGGTCAATAACAAATTACTACCGAAGACAAAAGGTCGTTTTTTGCCTAACAAGCCAAAAAATTAATGTACAAACACCTAGCCTCACAAGGGAATCTAGAATGCTAGTTTCATTTAAGGGTTAATAACAAATTACTACAAAACACAAAAGGTTGTTGTTACCTCATGCGCGAGGAGAggtaattaaatgtttttgttttgctcaTCTCAACCTTATGCACGCGAGTCGATTATTCTTTTCTCATTGGTTACTAGCCCATATCaaagtttactatataaatattagaagaaaatcttatttttttaatgagggATTGAagctcattagtatatatactctatgtttacaagaagaaaattgtgttttttcaatgtgggataataatgtttttggtttaaatacttcgaACATGTTTGGAAACGCAGTGCAAACCACgttcccaaaaaaaattaacttttttttgctaaaatttaatatgatttatacgttttggatcgttttgatgtgcttatgtcaaaaataattttttaaaaataaaaaaacattattggcatgcatttcggcacaaaaaagttatttaaaaagcaattgcTTCGATGTAAAAGGAGAAgatattatcttttcaatatgagataaaaaaatcttttaaaataatattttagactttattatttaaaaccTATATAGTTTATATCAACATTAATTGTttcttaaaacattttaatgTGAGATACTAAAagttcaactatttttttaatttttttaaattgactcaGATTAATTTAGATCAACTCATATGATTTAGGACCTAACTCCTTGATCGGGTTAATCCCGAGTTGGGTTCActaacaatgattttttaagtGTATTCGTTACATGTTCATTACAATTATCTTTTTCCTAGAATTATATCATACCCTTTGAAGGCccaaaataatgaaagaaaagaaaagaaaaggccacCTAAAGCCATTATTTTATGCGACAATTTTTCCATGTAGCAGCCTAGCAGGTGTAGTAATTTTAGGCTTCAAGTTTGGACAGGCCTAGattccataattttcaaaactaagCCTACATATTTAGCCCGCCAACGTGATGGGCCTACAATGCCATGCATGCATAATTGACCATACAACTAGAACCAAGGACTAACAAATGCGGGCGCAATTCTCTTTGCTCCTAACTTGGCAACCTGAATGAAGATTCTCCCTCACTCAGACATCAACAACTTCTGTGTTCCTTGTTGTATATACTTTATTTACTTTCACATTTTTTACTTTCCCTGGCGTTTTATACCTTGGATTACTATTTGTTTAAGTTGGAACTTAGAATTTTCAATCATGGGAAGGTCGACAAGGTACgctataaaagaaagaaaccttCCAATTCACCGTAATTGCTTCTTGAATCTGTTCGGATTAATGAACGTTTGGATTATCTTTTCTACCTCTATActcaatataattttctttcttgcatCTGCTTTTCAATGCAGAGGTTAGAGATGCAGTTGCTATTTTGAATGCTCAAGAGTTGATTACAAAGGTAAGCAAGATTTGCTTTAATTTATCTGTACTTTAGTTGTCTTTGCAGTGGGTTTTTGTGTTTATCTTGATTGCTATATGGGGTATTTTGGTCTGGATGTTGCCTTTTCAGGCTTGCGTAAAAGGCTGTATTTGTAGAAAATACATCCAGAGTTTCTTCTGTTATAACTTTGGTGTTTCTATTAGTTAGTTTCAGACTGCTTACCAGTGAGTTGTTATTCATGTTTTGCCTTTTGAGTCCAGAAGAACTTTCCTTTTTATTAGTTGCAATTACGTCTCTCTGATATTTTGCAAATGATAGGCCGTTTCTAgggtttcttatttttattgtttaatgctCACAACAACTTGAGAGGTTTGATGAATGTGCTTTTGCTTTAattgaccttttctttttcgaGCGCTGAAAGAAATGTATTGGTCTGATTCAGTTGCTCAGAATGGATATAAATCCAGAAAGGCAAAGGTTTATAAATGTGCAAATGCCAATTGGAGTTTTTATATAGGCTCTGGTGCCTATACCTCACTTTGGACTACTTACTCGTTCTTTTTCATTGGTGGGATCTTGTTAGTTTGTGCCTTGTTATCTGGTGAACTAAACAAATAATTCATGTTCATTCAGAAGAACAAGCTTCTAAGCCGacagaagaaattgaaagcatGTGACCTCTCTTCCCTCACAGAGTTCCTCCCTGCGTTGAAGCCTCCCCGGCAATCAAAACCTGTTGCTGAGTTTAAATTGAATTCTAAAACAAGGCAAAAACTAATGTGCGTGCTTCACTTCCTTATGTTTTATCTTGTCaaagttttcttcttttccattGCGTTATCTTATATGAACCTTTACTATGTGACAACTGGTTTGTTCCTATCAGATTGAAGGAAGGGAAACGGTTGAGTATGGTTCTTAACCATCAGGCTTTCCAGGCAGATGCCCTGGGATCCATTCATCAACACTGCTGAGCACACAACCTGTTGCGGAGAAGccgaagaaaaaataaacaaaaaaggagGGAAGAAAGTCAAGGGGAAAAATTGAAAGCATCAACTGCACCTCAGTCTATGGATTTCTGATGAGCCATAATGTCCATATCGTACCCTAAGAATTCAGTCACTCAAAATCTTGATTATTACTTCCCTTGCACGTTTAATCGTGTTGAAAAATGTAATCAAGCGGGCAGTCCTATAGGATGCTCTATCTTTGGAGTGGTGTTATTGAACCTCTTTTTCTGGGCACATTTTACATGACAACATATGGAGTCATATCCTTTTGTTGTAGCCTTCTGCATTATTACTTTTCAGCTGGAAGTGCAAGGACCAAGTCACAAATGTATCCGAGCATTCAAGTTTAAATGAAAATTGGATGGTCAATCATATTCCTCACCGGCTTCCATTTCTATTATTGGACCTGTTACAATCCCCACGGTCATATTTAGGGCACCGAAGCTAAAGGCATCGGGTGGGAGCACTGCTTCATGGTGATTCTATACAGTGATGCTATCTTTCTTTACACTAAACAGAACAACCATGGGCGGATACAACGTGCACGAGGAGGTTCTAATCCTATATGATAGATTCCTCTGATATCTCTTCCTTTCGTACTGATAAGTCAAAACAAGATTGGAAATTGGAACTCAAGATAAGTGGGAAAGTTCCAAAGATACATATAATGCGTCCTCTGAAGGGTAATATGACCGGGCCGATTTGGCAAGGAAGATACGCTGCAACCCTTAGAAGTCCCTTTAGATTTCTTGCAAAAACTGGGGAAAGTTTCCCATGTTATGCTGCCTTGTTAGAGATGTTGTTAGATAGCCAGTCTAGACCTTCATAAAGTCCACGTCCCGAAGTCGCAGAAGAGCTTTGAATGTACCTGCATAAAGAAGTCCATATTACCACCTTTGAAGCTGTTGTGCAAGTTTTGGCACACTTGCTATAACATAGGAAAGGAGAAGTGAGTGGAAAGAGAAACAGAAGCAAGCCCAATCTTAAAGCACAACACATTGACTTACCAGTGACGCTGTGTAAGAGTAGGTAGTCCAAGCTTATCAGCAACCTCAGAAACAGGCATAGCATCTGGGACATCCTGCTTGTTAGCAAAGACAAGCAGTATTGCATCCTTTAGTTCGATCTGcataatgaaaagaaatgcGCCCACCCGTTTAGATTCACCTAGAGTAAGCAGCATATGAACAGTCGCATAGAAAAGAGTTGCATTTATTAAGGAAAACCATCTGGATTACTAAGAATCAGGATCAATAGTTCATTCTCCTTTTATATTCTCCATTATCATTCCCTTCGCCTCTCATAATTGGGGATTTTCTAGCATCAATGACAAAGAAgaactttaatttttgataCATGGAGCTTACTAACATGAGATAAAATGCAATGGAGCTCATTTCGTGCTTCCAAAATTCTCCTCCTATCATTGCTGTCCACGACAAAGATGAGTCCATGGGCACTCTGAAAGTAGTGTCTCCATAGATGCCGAATCTGTTTTGCAGTAAAACATTCAAAACAGCTTCTTAGTTTGTTGTGAAAACATTCAGCAAACTCTCttctttaattaagaaaatagcaCAAAGCTTGTACCTTTTGTTGTCCTCCTACATCCCATACGGTGAAACTTATATTTTTGTACACCACTGTCTCCACATTAAAACCTGTGTCATAGCACATCAAGGCAAAGAGGTATGATATGCAAAATGAACAAACTCGAAACTCAAAATCATACTATACATCAAGAGATCAGAGAGACGAATCATTCTGTCAAACAAAGAAGCAGCTGCAAACAGAAGATCTTTAAAAACCGGAACCACAGCTCTACTTTGCTGGAGATTTAAGGAATAAATGAAACCGAATCagaagaataagaataagatCTCAGGTAGAGCTGATCAAGTATTAAACGAAGGGGTAATGCTTTCTATCTGGTATATACTACTTCTACTCTCCCTGCCATATTACGAACAGATTATTAATGATTGGAAATTCTCCCTGAAAGCACAAGATTATCTAGTCTGATCCTTGGCTTTATGCATACGCAGCATTTGATGGGAAAGACAACTGGGAGATATTGCCAAGAAAGAAACTAAAGACCTACAAGATAGACCAGAAGCCAGTTTTGTGTCATGGAAAGTGAAGAGTTTATGGGGGCAGATACCAATCGTGGGTACCGTTAGAACAATTTCTCCCAGCTTCAGCTTGTACAGAATTGTTGTTTTCCCAGATGCATCAAGCCCCACCATGAGAATCCTAACTTCAGTTTTAGGAAGGAACCTTCTTGCAAATCGGGATATGATTGCGCCCATACGACAATTAGTTAAAACCTATTAAACACTCGTGCATCAAGGTAGAGAAAGGGTGTCCTGCTGAAGCCTTGGCACCGAGGAAGAGATCTTCCAACGATGATAAAAGATGGAAGATTTGATCAAATATGAAAAGCACTTATAGAAGAGCAACGAGTATAGAAGGAGAGATCTTTTGTGCCTTGTGTAAATAGCAGGCAATGCTTTGATGAGAAAGGCAAAAGAATAAATTCTGAACAAGTAAAGAATGGAGTTGATTTGCTTTGTTGCTCTTCTATCAGCAGTTGATGCCATTTCATAGGAGATATCTATGGGACATTAGTGGAGATAGTTGAGATTCTATTTCCTTGTAATCTGGAAGCTGAACATAATATATCTGAGCTTTATAAAGACATATATTCACTTATATTTGCATCACATAAGAATAGACTAAAGAGCCTTTGAAAAGGACTGGGAATAATGCTTATTCAAGCAAAGCCGCCCGTTATCAGATAGTTGTCCTCGTAACAGGGTCTGTCGAAGATATCCTTGTACGGAAGCTGATCTAATACCATGAAATGATATCAAATCAGTTTATTTTCAACTTGGAATTCAAAAAAACGCAACACCTCGGAGGAAAATGCTTTGAATAAATAAAGATCGACATGACTTTACATTCTCAAATATTGCCACATTATATAACCTGAACAAAAAGTGTAACTTTTAATATCTCCAGAATCACAAGCTTTACGAGCACAAAACACAACCTTAAGTGTAATCAATTCTTAGATGCCGATTGGAAGATAAACACAGCTGCCAAAACACCCATCAATCCAGTGACTGCCAAGGCCACCGTAGGCAAGGGGTTTGTGAGTCCAAAATTCTGCAAAAGCAAAATGGACATAAATTTGATAAGTAATTGCTCACCAAGTACCAATTATTCCATCAACATGTAGATTATGTCTGTGTGTGTGCAGGGGGGATGGGTGGGAATTAAATCACATTTGAATAAAGTAGCCATTACTCCGTTCAGTTACAAACCTAATCAATCAAGTAGCATCACTATCATATTGTACAGGCAATCACAATTTAATACAAGCTGCATGTTAAAAGTCTTGTAGTCTTACATCACAGTGTATCAGTAACAAGTTTTATAATGGATCATTGACAGGGGGGTTGGatgattcttaaaatcaacATAAGCATTTTCTTTTTCGAGACATTGAAACTCATAATTAACGCATGCCATACCTCCAAAAGTCCTTTGCCCGTAGCTATTTCAACACTGATGGCCCCAGCAAAGGCAACCATTGCAAGCCGTCCAATCCATACATCCACACTGCTGCCATCCTGGGTATTTTGCTCACATCTTACAGAAACAAACGTTGCTCTCCCAGCAGCCTTTTTCTGATGAGAAGTTCTTGATATTACTAGAATAGAAATTCAGTATTAGCTCCCAATACTTTTAATGTTTCTTTGGTTGCCAATAACTTAAAGGATAAGAAAGTAACATTTGGAACCGCATAGCTACATTCAGGTGTTCAACTACATGTTCCAAATTATTCTTGTCGCACAACTTCTTGGCGACAAAAATACAGCAGCAGAATGGCAAGAGCAGACTATATATTATGATTTAAATTCACATGGCCACTATCCTGGCATTCACCCTAGATAACCAACAAAAACCTTATTGCATCTACCGAGCACTGAGGTTTATTCAAGCAAGCATTTAAAGCTCAAATCTTGTGGATGTGGGATCATTGCATTGACTGGGTGAAATATTTCAGATTATCTAGAACAAACAAGTAGATACAATAGATCAAGAAAACACCAATTTATTGACTCAGAGATCACAAGCACAAGTAAATGATAACTCTAACTAGCTGTCAATTCCCCAAAGGTGAGGATTGCTAGACCAATAACACCAAGTGTGCCTGTATATAAGAAGTCTttacatttcatttattttttcaatctcttgCCCGTCAAAATTCATTTTGTACTCAATGCGATAGagcagttgaaaaaaaataaaaataaaaatttctgcCTTCTGATTTATGATCCTACTAAATGATGAAGATAAAAGTCTTGAACTTTGAACACACAGCTTGCTAGCTAGAATATGGTATCCACTAAGGAATAAATACAGAGCAAGTAGCAGAAAATAAAGAGGTGCAAAACAATTGAAATCCTCACAAAATGGAGACCCAGTAGCGAAAGTAGTCCCATTTCGTGCAAAAGTAAAAGTGGGCAATCGAGAAATTGGAAGGTGGGTTCTTGATGAGCCAACAGCACTAGCATCTGCAACATTAGTATTTCACAAACTACATTAAATTCCACAGAACAGAAAAACATGAAGACTCGCACAGAGAAAAGAGAGTGTACCGTGAATGGAGAGGGAAAGAGAAGCAGTGACTTGAGCTACTGCAGCCATGGTTTGTGAGTGGTGATGTTTGAGAAAATTTGTGTGGCGCCACAGTAACTAACTTTAGCAATCTGTTATCTTTCATTCTTTATAGATGACCAGACATATTGGTGAGAGCCAAACTGACACGTGTAATTTGGATTGACAAGGTTTGTCGTTGCAGAAAGTAACGACATGTCTTTTGATGGGCAAAGTGTTGCTGAAATAAGTACAGTCAGCTTTCATGTTACTGAAATAAGCATAGTTATTGCATACAGACTGGGTAACctggaaatttaaaaaatatatatatatttgaaattttaaattcttataacaaaaaattaaaaaataattaagagataaatattataaataataaattttaaaaaataaatttttttatctaattttttttgaagttgaagtatttaaattaaaaaagttttgtattccacatttaaaaaaacacaattttctttttgtgaatataaaatatatattataatgagTTTCTAATCctacaatgaaaaaacaaaacattcttctagtgcttatatattgaattttgatttaaacTAGTAACTAATAAGGATATGGTTGTAGGCTCATGCgcacaaaattaatttaagtaagAGAAAAACCTTTGATCACTCCTCTGCGCGCGCGAGGCAATACCTATATTTTCTAAACCTTTTATCttcaataataatttgtttttggctCAGCTCCCACCCAAAAGAAATTTGTTTCGGTTCTAAAAAACATGAGGCTAGGCGTTGTGAACCCTCTAAAACATAAGTGACTCTAGGTATTTGTAGTTtagttattttggttttttcaggtTAGGCTACATCACCTGGATCTCAAGTTAACCTGGTAGGTTGGACAGGTATCTCCAGGTTTGCATGCTCAAGtttgtcttttatatttatttttttttgaatttgaggaAACCCCACTCTCCAGAAAGCGCATTTTATGGGcccaggtgagtgagtaaaacctCGGCTGTctcaggctcttacaagagatgcacgccctgactcgaactcgagacctgctttGCAGACCTCCAGCTCTTTACCGCCACGCTACACCCCTTGAGACCCTTCATACTCGATCAAGCCTTGTGATCATCAGGTCCCAAATTAATCTGTCTGGTCAGACCAGATCTAATAACAATGAAAATAGATAGAACATCCCGAAAGTTGTGTTATGGAAGAAAAGGAGTATGGTTTTTGCGGAAAATGAGTACTTTATTTGAATTTTCAGTAATGAAATCAAGGGTACTTCCCAGCAGCAAAACTTCCTCGTCTTGTGGTAAAAAATGAAATGTGCCAGTTATGGATTCTTGAATTCAAGTAAACATTCTCATGTCTCTATAGCCCAAGATTTCTTCCGTACAAATTGTATCCAAGTAGAGcgctttatttaaaaattagggGATTAGTATTActtagtttttatagttttgatcattaaaatattttgattagttttttttttcaaattgattttctttattggaTTCTAAAAAAAGGTTTTCCAAAATTACATTGtttcctatttttctttttataaaaaaataaaaaatattattttaatatatttataaaaaaaactttaaaaaataataaattccacTCTTCCAAACACCATGAAATTCAAAGCAGCCCGCTCTCCTCGTGGACAAATAGTAACTTGCAAGAGAAtgaccaaaaagaaagaaaaaaaaagaagaacgaCAAGTGGTGGCGTCAGCCTGCTCCTCTCTGGATTTTCCACGCCTATGAATCCTGTTGATAAGCCATTTCCATATTATCctccaaaatagaaaaaagaaaaaaaatctcaaaatctcTCCTCTCCGTGGCAATAACACACAATCATTAGCTCTACACTGAAACAAAGCCCGCCTCTTCCCGTCTCCAGTCTTCAGAGTCTATAGCTGTAATGGCATCCCTCTCAATTGGGACACACCAAACGCACACCGCAAACCAACTCAAGAAACATTCTTTCCACTCTGTTTCTTCCACTCCTCTATCCTCACTACCTTATAAGTCTTCTTTTGGTTCTTCTTTGTGTAAATTAAGAGGTTCAAGAATTCTTGGTAATGGACTACTTGCTAGAGCTGAAGACAGGGCTAAAGGGTCATCATCACcacctccttcttcttcaaataaGCGACAAGGTCAACAGCCCAACATTGATAACCAGCTTCAGGTTCTCTTTTATGTTGCATTTTCATTAAGTTTCAATTTTAGGGATGTCCCGTTTACTTGTTTTGCTGGTTggtgaatttgaattttagattttgGCATATTATGCATGTGAATTTGGTTTTGTG from the Populus nigra chromosome 1, ddPopNigr1.1, whole genome shotgun sequence genome contains:
- the LOC133678405 gene encoding uncharacterized protein LOC133678405, which encodes MKILPHSDINNFCVPCCIYFIYFHIFYFPWRFIPWITICLSWNLEFSIMGRSTRYAIKERNLPIHQVRDAVAILNAQELITKKNKLLSRQKKLKACDLSSLTEFLPALKPPRQSKPVAEFKLNSKTRQKLILKEGKRLSMVLNHQAFQADALGSIHQHC
- the LOC133678397 gene encoding ADP-ribosylation factor 2-like, whose translation is MGAIISRFARRFLPKTEVRILMVGLDASGKTTILYKLKLGEIVLTVPTIGFNVETVVYKNISFTVWDVGGQQKIRHLWRHYFQSAHGLIFVVDSNDRRRILEARNELHCILSHIELKDAILLVFANKQDVPDAMPVSEVADKLGLPTLTQRHWYIQSSSATSGRGLYEGLDWLSNNISNKAA
- the LOC133678419 gene encoding stress enhanced protein 1, chloroplastic; translated protein: MAAVAQVTASLSLSIHDASAVGSSRTHLPISRLPTFTFARNGTTFATGSPFLISRTSHQKKAAGRATFVSVRCEQNTQDGSSVDVWIGRLAMVAFAGAISVEIATGKGLLENFGLTNPLPTVALAVTGLMGVLAAVFIFQSASKN